One window of Tepidanaerobacter acetatoxydans Re1 genomic DNA carries:
- a CDS encoding selenium metabolism-associated LysR family transcriptional regulator, translating to MNIDFLKAFAAVAKTGSLTQAAEELFITQPALSQQIKQLENYFSIQLLERSNRGTSLTEAGKLLYDYSTKIADLFDELESKMDSLRASVEGSLTIGATSVVGGYAVPCSIFIFKEKYPETNLKLKVGNQAQVINDLKDEIIDVAVIEGDQVSGPFAIEEIATDDMTVIVPNKKPWNGKKYLLPEDFVKQPLIMREHGSGTRQVVENCLRSAGIDISSLNIVMEFSSVDSIKAAVEAGHGISIMSRLALKKELHNKTLKAVDIKGIPLKQKIYLAYKTEKAQSTVARAFIKFLRLPSRGFC from the coding sequence ATGAATATCGACTTTTTAAAGGCATTTGCCGCCGTAGCCAAAACCGGCTCGCTCACTCAGGCTGCTGAGGAACTTTTTATTACTCAGCCGGCTCTTTCTCAGCAAATAAAGCAATTAGAAAATTATTTCTCGATACAGCTCCTTGAAAGAAGTAATCGAGGTACCAGTTTGACCGAAGCAGGTAAGCTGCTTTACGATTATTCTACCAAGATAGCAGACCTTTTTGACGAACTGGAATCAAAGATGGACAGCCTGCGCGCCTCGGTAGAGGGCAGCCTTACTATTGGAGCTACTTCGGTTGTTGGCGGTTATGCAGTACCGTGTAGTATCTTTATATTTAAAGAGAAATACCCCGAAACAAATTTAAAATTAAAGGTGGGAAATCAAGCACAGGTTATTAATGACTTAAAAGATGAAATAATTGATGTGGCAGTTATCGAAGGAGACCAGGTTTCCGGTCCTTTTGCTATTGAAGAAATAGCCACCGATGATATGACCGTCATTGTGCCGAATAAAAAGCCATGGAATGGCAAAAAATATTTGCTGCCGGAGGACTTTGTAAAACAGCCGCTTATTATGAGAGAACACGGCTCCGGCACTCGGCAGGTTGTGGAAAATTGCCTGCGCTCTGCAGGAATTGATATTTCCTCCCTCAATATCGTCATGGAGTTCAGCAGCGTGGACTCCATCAAAGCTGCTGTGGAAGCAGGTCATGGCATATCCATAATGTCAAGGCTTGCCCTTAAAAAAGAATTGCACAATAAGACCCTTAAGGCTGTTGATATTAAGGGCATCCCATTAAAGCAAAAGATTTACCTTGCCTACAAAACAGA